The Thermogemmatispora onikobensis genomic sequence TCACAGCCCTGGCCTTCAATCGCTTCAATGAGAATCGGCCTGCTCTCCCCGATCTGGTCCACGCTGCTTATCCTGACGATTTCCCCGCCCTGGTCAACGGGGGCATCGGCGGACAGACAAGCGATGGGATGCTTCAGCAACTGGATACATTGCTGGCGCTCAATCCCGACATGCACTATTGGCTCATCGAAGTAGGGACCAACGATGCCTTCGGTCAGGTTGATCCGGCCACCTATCGCCTGACGCTGCAGCGCCTGGTGGCACGCATTCAACAGGCCGGCCATGTGCCGATTCTGGCGCTGGCCCCGGCCAGCAACAGGCCCAGTGATGGCGACGCTCTGAATGCAGAGATCCAGCGGTTGAATAGCATTGTTCTGGAGATTACGCAGAGCGCTGGACTGATGAGGGGGCCAGACCTTTACACCCTTTTCCGCACCCATCCGGCCTATTTCAGCGAGGACGGCGTTCACCCCAACGCCGCCGGCATCGTCGCCATCAATCGCGCCTGGTTCGAGGCCCTGCGTTCCGACGGCCTCTGGCGCTAGTCGCGGCTTTGGCGCACCCGCTCCAGGCTCCCCTTCGTCCTGCACTCTTTTGCTTTGCAGGGAAGGGAAAAGAGCTGACCGGGGCCAGTCGGGCTGGCAGACCCAGGAGAGACGGCAGGGCCAGAGGGCAAGCGCCCCCCTCGCTCACCCTCTACCAGGATGCCGCGCCTCGTCCCGTTCGCCTCCTTCCTTAGCGCAGGCTGTTCTTGCTCGCTCGTAGTCAGGTCACCTGGTTCAGCTCAGCAGATTCAGCGAAGCCTGGCCGGCCTCCGCTCCCTTCGCCAGGCGCCGAACCACGGGCAGTCGATCCGTCTCTTCATCATCCTGGGCCGGAACCACGGCCTCGCTGGCACCGGCCACTGCCTCACCCTGATTCTGCCGTTCACTCTCGGCCTCTACCACAGCCTTCAGCGAAGCCTGGCCGGCCTCCGCTCCCTTCGCCAGGCGCCGGCGCCGAACCACGGGCAGTCGATCCGTCTCTTCATCATCCTGGGCCGGAACCACGGCCTCGCCGGCGCCGGCCACTGCCTCACTCTGATTCTGCCGTTCACTCTCGGCCCCTACCACAGCCTCTGGAGCCAGCAGCGCCTCCGCCGCCGGCTCGTCCCCACTCCTACCGCGGCGACGGAGCACCGCGTCAACCAGGCTCCTCAGATCGGAGCGAGGAATTGTGCGCAGCACGGTTGCCGCCGCCAGATAGACAACGATCGCCACGGGCACAAGCGCCAGAATCGACCAGGAGCGCAAGAGCCAGACCACCAGAGCCATGATCAGGCTGGCCCCCAGAGCTTTCAGAGCCACGGCCAGGCTCGCCCGCGGCCACAAGGTGCGGGGGATAAAGCCAAGGAAGGGACCGATAAAGAGCAGCTCCGTCAGCGAGGTCACCAGGGCCGCCCCATTCTGTTGGTAGAGAGGGATCAGCACCAGATTCAGGGAGAGATTAAAGACCAGGGCCACTCCGGCCATCAGCGTCATCTTGCGCTCCTGATGGATGCTCACCAGGACCGTGCTGAGAACCATATTCACGTAGAGGAAGACCAGACCGGGGGCCAGCAGCTGGAGGACAGCAAACGAGTGGATAAACTCAGGGCGATGATAGAGAAAGCCAATAATGTTAGGAGCCGCCACCACCATCAGCACCGCGGTCGGAATACTACAGAAGAGGAGAAAATTCAGCGACTTCTCGATCGCCAGGCGCAGAGCATCCTGCGCCTGCACAGCCAGCTTCGAAAAAACGGGGTACATAATGGCGGCAATTACCAGACTGGGCAGGAAATTCAAGGTATCGAAGAGGCGATAGCCAGCCCCATACCAGCCGACCATAGCGTCGTTGCCCAGGAGCGAGAGCAGGACCACGTCGAGGCGATAGTAGAGCACCCCCAGCACGCCGTAGATCAGGAAAGGCAGGCTAGAGCGCAACAGCAGGCGAATCGTTGCCCCATCCCAGAGCGGACGGAAGCCAACCCAGCGAAAGAAGCAGAGGGCCTGCCAGAGCATATTCAAGAGCG encodes the following:
- a CDS encoding flippase, producing the protein MQRLRRVVYNTLISLGGQAITWTSTLLLTIAYGRFLGDVKFGELYFATTLALLVGFPMEQGFNQQLTRDVAQEPGRAIRYLANTLLIKVVVWGLLYALLLLIPWLLHYDGEVRLLVMISGLTLLWTGVGTAFAAAHYAFERNVAPVVGTILEKASSAFLGYLLLKHGAGVIAMAWVLCGGALLNMLWQALCFFRWVGFRPLWDGATIRLLLRSSLPFLIYGVLGVLYYRLDVVLLSLLGNDAMVGWYGAGYRLFDTLNFLPSLVIAAIMYPVFSKLAVQAQDALRLAIEKSLNFLLFCSIPTAVLMVVAAPNIIGFLYHRPEFIHSFAVLQLLAPGLVFLYVNMVLSTVLVSIHQERKMTLMAGVALVFNLSLNLVLIPLYQQNGAALVTSLTELLFIGPFLGFIPRTLWPRASLAVALKALGASLIMALVVWLLRSWSILALVPVAIVVYLAAATVLRTIPRSDLRSLVDAVLRRRGRSGDEPAAEALLAPEAVVGAESERQNQSEAVAGAGEAVVPAQDDEETDRLPVVRRRRLAKGAEAGQASLKAVVEAESERQNQGEAVAGASEAVVPAQDDEETDRLPVVRRLAKGAEAGQASLNLLS